In Chaetodon auriga isolate fChaAug3 chromosome 9, fChaAug3.hap1, whole genome shotgun sequence, the genomic window TTTTATTGCCAACATAATGTGAGAGGACACACACCAGTTCGCAATTTTCGGTAATGTCCTGTTTCCCCAACTGCGATTGGCTGTCCAGTCTGTAAAGGGCGGAACTTAATCAGGAATGAATGACAATATATCGAATTGAAATATAGAACTAGAAACGTCATTCGTCGATAACCAATGAAAGCTCTCCGTGTTTGGGCATGGGCTTGGTTTTATGCCTGCATTAAAACCTGAACTGCCCTTTTCCCCATCGCCTTACGCCAAGGGTAGGGGGTGTGCATAGGCAGATATAAACCTATGCTTAAAACTTTCTTTAGTGAAAGTTCATActtacatttttgtgtgttttaaacctCTTTTCACTCGCTTATTTTAAGCGTGCGGAGGCTTTTTTCCATTGCTGATTTATCAAAGTATCAAAGACAACGTAACTTGAGCCAAGGTAAGTTAGCCAATCTTCCTTCTATATAATGTCATTTACCATATGTTTaactttaaactgtattttggatttaaaaatattaaaacacatCGTTAGGTGGTTGTCCGTGTCTTAAAAGAACCTCAACTGACGCTCTGAACATTTAAAATGGATGTAGCGTTAACGGTCTGTTAGCGTTAGCATCTGTAGCTAACGTTAACGCTAAGTTACgtagttaacgttagctaagtTTGTCATCTCCCCTTTGCCTTCATGCAGCGTAACGTTAAACTGACACAGTGTCCGCTGCGTTGTGTCATGTAATTTTATCTACGGTTTTATGTGTTGAACTGTGTTATGTCACTTGGGTTTGTTGTCAGCGAGCTCTGCGTTAGCTCTCCGTTGGTGTGCATGGCGAGGACATGTCCCGACATGTCGCAGGTCCTGCACTGCCTCACAGAGGGCCTGTTCCTTTGATATAAACTAAGCATAAAGCCTAATGTTGTGCCCACgttgtaaaaaaaatgtttccaaaacaGTGTAATCTGTAATATGTTTTATAAATGCCAAAATATTTTAAGTACGATAATCTTTGTGTGACATGTCCCTGTTATGTATCCCTCTTATGTACCCTGTCTAGTCCAGTTGAGTCCAGTTCAATGACAGCTGTTAGGGGAAGGCTTGTTACTTGATAACTTTCAACTTAGGAAACACTCCCATGTCTAAAATACTCATGAGCAATACATAACTTTATCCCAAATCCAGATCGATTCAGTTTAGTAAACTCAGTTATTTCTTCTGGACTGTGTTAAACCATTTTTGTGTtgaaaaacagctaaatgaaCCAACCATTTACAAAATTAACCACTAACACTTAACAAATGTTTTGCAATTAGCTAGGCACTGTATCTTGGGTCTATATGTTCCCCAATATTAACATTGGTCAGAGGTTTTGTAGCAGAATGAAACAGCAAATGTCTTGCTGCTTGACCATCACATccacattatcattattatttttatttttttcagagaCCATATTGCCCATCAGTCAACTTGTCATTACCATTACAGCTctttgaatatatatatatgtgtgtgtgtgtgtatgtatatatgtatgaaGAGAGAGGGGCATATGTTTGTCTATCTATGAGTTTTGAAGTCAACAATACTGTCTTTCAGTTTCAGTATTATTCAGCTCTATTTTCCTGTCTACACAGATGATTGACACAGTGACAGGACCTGGAGCACAGCCCTTTGCAGTTCAGCTTAAGGCTATGACCGATCTGGAAGGCCGATACCAACCAAAGCTGACCGGCTTGAGGCTCATCGAGGGATCCCAAGACAATGGCCTCAGGATGACCAGCAGACTGAGGGAGCTGGAGGTGAAGGACCTGCTCTCTCTGACCAGGTTCTTTGGTTTCAGCTCGGACACCTTCTCGCTGGCCATCAGCTTGCTAGATCGATTCCTCTCTGTAATGAAGGTTTGTAAATACATGGGTGCCTGGAAAAGTACATCTTTTTGGCTGTCTAGCAATAGAAGAAAGCTGTTTTCTAATCTtaatttccttttcctctcacaGATTCAACCAAAGCATCTGTCCTGTGTGGGCCTGTGTTGCTTCTACATTGCTGTGAAGTCctcagaagaggagaagaacgTGCCTCTGGCCAACGACCTGATCCGCATCAGCCAGAATCGCTTTACAGTGTCTGACATGATGAGGATGGAGAAGATCATCATGGAAAAGCTCCACTGGAAGGTGAAGGCCCCCACAGCGCTCCGCTTTCTCCGCCTCTTTCACAGCCACATCCAGGAGCAGCTCGATGCTGAGAGGTAAGGACAGACGGTCACATCAACCTGCGGGGCTTAACCATGACTCAACAAGATTAGATTTACTCTACTAAAATGTGTCTTCTCATATTTGGCTTTAAAGGGAATACTAGCCAGAAATATTTTTAAGGTCAACAGGCACAGTCCTATTTGAAATCATGTAGATTTTTAGATATGGAAACCCTCTGTCCAAATCATTTAAAGTATGGTGTACGTTAGTTAGAATTTACAAATGaattctaatttttttttttttttttttttggtctctttgtttttacagcaaGAAGATCCTGAGCCTTGAGAGACTGGAGGCTCAGCTGAAAGCCTGTCACTGCTCATTTATCTTCTCTAAAATAAAGGTAGGTTAAAATAACTGGAATaccaacattttaaaagttgGCCTATTTCCATTTGGAATTATATTGTGTTAGACAAAATTGTAGTGTCAGTGGCATCCAGCAGTTCACGTTGCATTGTAATCATATGTAGTGATAATCCAGATGTATAGTAGGCCATCTGTGCTGAGCATATttatttgtaaaatgttttctaTGGCAGGTTTTGTAGACAAACATattatttttgtctctctgcagccatCTCTGCTTGCCATGGCTCTCCTGTGTTATCAGGCCAAGGAACAACATGACCCAGAGTACACTGACAAAATACTAGAGGCCCTGaaaagcctgcagcagcagctgaatgtaaGTACCAGCTATTTGTATCTTCAGTAAGAGTTCTGAATGAAACAATTCAGAAGTAATATTTGTTTCTCTCAGTAGTTTTAATGTACCTTTGTCAGGCTAGAGCTCATGGACAACAGAATGTGAGGATGTGTGGAAATTGGTTACTGCACTCTGGTTTGTTGCCCCAATTAACAATCTTTTTTTCCCTACATACTGTTTCTTCTATGCAGATCAGAGATGGCGACCTGGTTTGTGTGCGCGAGCTGGTTGGAAAATGCCTGGCTGAATACGCCACCACCAAGTGCTACAGGCCTATCAGCCAGAGGCTCCGCTGGACTATTTCGGGAAGAACTGCACGTCAGCTGAAGCACAGCTACTACAAGATCGCTCATCTTCCCACCATACCTGAGTCAGCTTATTAAACCTGGAGGTACACACGGGTGACTTTACATGCAGAGAAGAGCGACAACTGTCCCCAAATCTttgctctctgattggatgtAACTTTTGGGTGACTTTCTTGCAGTATGGTCACCCACATACAGCTCCAGTTATTTTCCTTACAGATCTTCATCTGTGATGATGGATTTCTGTAAGGAAAAGCTCAAAATGTAACAGATTTCCTCAAGTTTGTTTGTCAAACATTGATCAAGCACACTGCATTTTATCTGCCCCAGTGAGAGGAATTCATCTCCTACCATCCTGCTAAGTTTTACTCTTCTGGTTGAGTTGCTCACACaagtgtacagtatgttcttGTTTAAATCCATACCAGGGTGTTTGGTATTTCCTGGAATGGGTTGCTGGTTTTAAGCGAATAAGTATAGAACCACCTAGGTCCTCAGTCCACCAtgtggaagaggagggagaaggattTTGTGAACAGCAAATATGGAACCAAGAAATCAGGCCCAAAATCCTTAACTCCCACCCTAGGTTGCTAAACTGTCCTGAATGCACACTCCTACCCAAGGtgatgattttttgtttttttattttgatatgGTGAGAGAGCTTCGGCTTTCTCCTGTGAAGTGAGGCGAGTGACGATCCTGTCACGTACGGCTAACAATACTGTGTGAGCTGAAATGTTGTCCGTGGTTACAGATGAGTTGTTTTCACAGATTCTTGATTTGTGTACACAGAGTGAAGCACTACACATGTTAACTGATTTCAGTTGTCAGTTATGCagagaacacacaaaaaaatggtCATTGCAGTGGAAATGTGGATTGAATTTGTATTGCATTTTCTTTGCCAGTTTCCCTGTCGAGTTTAAGTTTCTTTTAGTGACAATAAAATGTGTTCTCAAATTGAAAATGGCAAATTGAACACACCATCTGGGTAACCTTGATTCTTGGACCTttcaataaaactttattgaaaaGCTATTGCTGTGCTCATTCTTCTCATTATTAAATGACAGCACATCTCAGGGTTTTCTTACAACCAGATAGAccaaaaaaacagaatcatgTCTTGCTTGATACCAAGTGGTGCAAACTAGATGGAACTGTTCACATGAACTGTTGCTCTGCCTTGTAACTGGCCCTGAAACTTGCAAAATCAGGCCTAAGTAAAATTCACCCTTCACATCCAAGACAAGCCCGATCAAGGGGCTGCTGTGAGAAGTCTAAACGTCAAAGTCACCCTGTATTTTGAGTTTGTCTGAAGGCAAATCTTTATGACTTCTCATCAGAAGATTAGATGAAACCACTGTTCCTCTGCATGTCGTAGATGGCCACAGTAGTGGTTATTAGACAGAGGTGCCATCTTGAGCATGTAAGCGGTTGCTGACTTTATGGCATCAGTCACTTCTGTAAACTGGAAAAGTCTGGACCACCACCAGCAAAATTCCCAGAGATTTCTGCACCGCTGAAGTCAAATCCAGGATTCTAGCAAAGAGGAAGTGCAGTTAATTCACTTGTCAGAACCCAGTTGCAACTTATGAAGGCCAGCACACAGACAATCTGGATCAAATTCTATATATTAGAATCTTACAAACACATTTGACTGCAAGCTTGATGGCTTATTAGAAAGCAAGAAACCTGTGAGTTTTTAATAACGGCTTACTTACATTTACATCCACATTATTACCAACTAAAAACAGCCAAAGCTTACAGATGATCAATGAAGTAAATTATTTACTAACCATCAATAAAGCAATTAGTTACAACTTCTAACACTGACAAAGTTACACTGATATGATTGCGTGTGGAGGGAGACAGGTGTGCATCTGATCGCCTGTAATAACACCTTGGAAACATACACTGTGACCCTTCAGATGACACTGAAACAAACTCACCTCCCGCTGGAACCTCTCCAGTGTGAGCTTTCTCTGCATCTGGTCCTGGACCCAGGCATTTGCACAGTACTCTCCCTCCAGCAGCGAGGACCAGCAGTTCCCCGCTTCTCTGTTAGTCTTCATAAGAATAATCCGAATGAGGCACTTGTCCTCTAGGCACAAAAAGAGATTAACAGGAGTGAGTTAACGGTAGTTCTGCACATTAAAGTCAAAACCTTTTTATGCATCTCACCTAGAGTCCAGGTAGCCTCGTCAGACATGGTTGTGCCAAACAACTTTCCCTGACAGAAAGTAAGAGATTGTGAGGTTAATATGTGTTCACATAGCAGTCAAAATTATCATGAATTCATGTAATCGATTAATCTTTGCAGCTCCAAAAGTGATTAGGAGACGAGAAAAGCCCCACGCATCTCCTCGGGAGCTTACCTTGAATATTTCCTCCCCTTTGACATGCAGCTCTATGTCTCTGGATCCCAAACGGCACTTGACCTCTTTAGCAGACGTCCCACGAGGAACATTGACTTCGATGAAAACCTCCTCCATCGTCTGGTACCAGGAGCCCCAGGGTGTCTGGCACGGGATGACGCCGCTCCTCTCTTCGAAATGCACTGACATGCTGCGGCTTCTGACCAGCTGAGAGGTCGGCTAACGTCAGCTAACTAACTTAGCTACACTTTTTACGGCTAGCAGAGAAATTATGGCCACAGTTTGATATGCGGTTAAGCTTGGTCactgttcatttatttgctgCTTCACAGGACTGTTATTGTGAACATCTCAAGTTAAATTTGAGTCAGTATTTGTTGGGCATGGTATCTCCCGCcatgttgttttgtcttgctCGCTCTggaaacttcttcttcttcgtacAGTGGATTTCACTT contains:
- the ccng1 gene encoding cyclin-G1; this translates as MIDTVTGPGAQPFAVQLKAMTDLEGRYQPKLTGLRLIEGSQDNGLRMTSRLRELEVKDLLSLTRFFGFSSDTFSLAISLLDRFLSVMKIQPKHLSCVGLCCFYIAVKSSEEEKNVPLANDLIRISQNRFTVSDMMRMEKIIMEKLHWKVKAPTALRFLRLFHSHIQEQLDAESKKILSLERLEAQLKACHCSFIFSKIKPSLLAMALLCYQAKEQHDPEYTDKILEALKSLQQQLNIRDGDLVCVRELVGKCLAEYATTKCYRPISQRLRWTISGRTARQLKHSYYKIAHLPTIPESAY
- the nudcd2 gene encoding nudC domain-containing protein 2; the protein is MSVHFEERSGVIPCQTPWGSWYQTMEEVFIEVNVPRGTSAKEVKCRLGSRDIELHVKGEEIFKGKLFGTTMSDEATWTLEDKCLIRIILMKTNREAGNCWSSLLEGEYCANAWVQDQMQRKLTLERFQRENPGFDFSGAEISGNFAGGGPDFSSLQK